In Miscanthus floridulus cultivar M001 chromosome 5, ASM1932011v1, whole genome shotgun sequence, one genomic interval encodes:
- the LOC136450123 gene encoding ABC transporter G family member 36-like isoform X1 — MDAAGDIQKVASLRRGGGGSMWRRGDDVFSRSSREEDDEEALRWAALEKLPTYDRVRRAMVPLDGAEAAGGKGLVDVDVLSLGPRERRALLERLVRVADEDNERFLLKLKDRIDRVGINMPTIEVRFQNLEAEAEVRVGSSGLPTVVNSIVNTVEEAANALHILPSRKRIMPILHDVSGIIKPRRMTLLLGPPGSGKTSLLLALAGRLDKDLKFSGKVTYNGHEMTEFVPERTAAYISQHDLHIGEMTVRETLAFSARCQGVGSCFDMLTELSRREKAANIKPDADIDAFMKAYAMGGQDASVVTDYILKILGLEICADTMVGDEMLRGISGGQRKRVTTGEMLVGPARALFMDEISTGLDSSTTFQIVNSLRQSIHILGGTAVISLLQPAPETYNLFDDIILLSDGQVVYQGPREEVLEFFESVGFRCPERKGVADFLQEVTSKKDQKQYWVRPDEPYRFVPVKEFATAFKSFHTGRAIANELAVPFEKSKSHPAALTTTRYGVSGKELLKANIDREILLMKRNSFVYIFRTFQLILMSIIAMTLFFRTKMKHDTVNDGVLYMGAVFFGVLMIMFNGLSELSLTVFKLPIFFKQRDLLFFPAWSYTLPSWIVKVPITFIEVGGYVFLTYYVIGFDPNVGRFFKQYLLLLAVNQMAAALFRFVSGVSRNMIVANVFASFMLLVVMVLGGFILIRDNIKKWWIWGYWISPMMYAQNAISVNEMLGHRWDKILNSTASNETLGVQTLKSRAVFTEAKWYWIGFGALVGFTILFNALFTLALTYLKPYGNSQPSVSEEELQEKHANIKGEVLDGNHLVSASSHLSTGVHSETNSAIMEDDSASTKKGMILPFDPLSLTFDNIKYSVDMPQEMKAQGVQEDRLELLKGVSGSFRPGVLTALMGVSGAGKTTLMDVLAGRKTGGYIEGDIRISGYPKKQETFARVSGYCEQNDIHSPQVTVYESLLFSAWLRLPKDIDSNKRKIFIEEVMELVELKPLRNALVGLPGVNGLSTEQRKRLTIAVELVANPSIIFMDEPTSGLDARAAAIVMRTVRNTVDTGRTVVCTIHQPSIDIFEAFDELFLMKRGGEEIYAGPLGHHSSELINYFEAIQGVSKIKDGYNPATWMLEVTTTSQEQILGLDFSDMYKKSELYQRNKALIKELSQPAPGSSDMHFSSKYSQSSITQCVACLWKQNLSYWRNPPYNTVRFFFTTVIALLLGTIFWDLGGKIYTSQDLMNAMGSMYAAVLFIGVMNCTSVQPVVAVERTVFYRERAAGMYSAFPYAFGQVVIELPYALVQDILYSVIVYSMIGFEWTAAKFFWYLFFGYFTLLYFTFYGMMAVGLTPNYNIAAIVSAAFYAIWNLFSGFIIPRPKTPIWWRWYCWLCPVAWTLYGLVVSQFGDVMTPMDDKRPVKVFVEDYFDFKHSWLGWVAAVVVAFAVLFATLFGFAIMKLNFQKR, encoded by the exons ATGGACGCGGCGGGGGACATTCAGAAGGTGGCGAGTCTGCGGCGGGGGGGCGGCGGCTCCATGTGGCGGCGCGGCGACGACGTGTTCTCGCGCTCGTCCagggaggaggacgacgaggaggcgctCCGCTGGGCCGCGCTAGAGAAGTTGCCCACCTACGACCGCGTCCGCCGTGCCATGGTCCCGCTCGACGGCGCCGAGGCGGCCGGCGGGAAGGGGCTCGTGGACGTCGACGTGCTCAGCCTCGGCCCGCGCGAGAGGCGGGCGCTGCTGGAGCGCCTCGTCCGCGTCGCCGACGAGGACAACGAGCGATTCCTGCTCAAGCTCAAGGACCGCATCGACAG GGTCGGGATCAACATGCCCACGATCGAGGTGCGGTTCCAGAACCTTGAGGCGGAGGCTGAGGTGCGCGTCGGCAGCAGCGGCCTCCCCACCGTCGTCAACTCCATCGTCAACACGGTCGAG GAAGCGGCGAACGCGCTGCACATACTGCCCAGTAGGAAGCGGATCATGCCCATTCTCCACGACGTCAGCGGAATCATCAAACCTCGCAG GATGACACTTCTGTTAGGTCCGCCTGGATCAGGCAAGACCAGTTTGTTGCTCGCCTTGGCCGGAAGGCTTGACAAAGACCTCAAG TTTTCAGGCAAAGTGACCTATAATGGTCACGAGATGACAGAGTTTGTTCCAGAGAGGACAGCCGCGTACATCAGCCAGCATGACCTCCACATAGGAGAGATGACTGTGAGGGAGACGCTTGCATTCTCTGCACGCTGCCAGGGTGTTGGCTCCTGTTTTG ACATGCTGACTGAGCTGTCGAGACGAGAGAAGGCGGCCAATATCAAGCCTGATGCTGATATTGATGCATTCATGAAG GCGTATGCAATGGGTGGGCAAGATGCCAGTGTGGTCACTGACTATATTCTGAAG ATATTAGGACTAGAGATATGTGCAGACACAATGGTAGGGGATGAGATGCTCAGGGGCATATCTGGTGGACAACGGAAGCGTGTTACAACTG GTGAGATGCTGGTGGGGCCAGCCAGGGCGCTTTTCATGGATGAGATCTCAACTGGGCTTGATAGCTCCACTACATTCCAAATTGTGAATTCACTCAGGCAGTCCATTCACATCCTTGGTGGCACAGCTGTTATCTCCCTACTGCAGCCGGCACCAGAGACTTATAACTTGTTCGATGACATCATACTCCTCTCAGATGGTCAGGTTGTCTACCAGGGCCCCCGAGAAGAAGTGCTTGAGTTTTTCGAGTCAGTAGGTTTCAGATGCCCTGAGAGAAAGGGTGTCGCTGACTTCCTGCAAGAA GTGACTTCGAAAAAAGATCAGAAACAGTACTGGGTGCGACCTGATGAGCCCTACAGGTTTGTGCCCGTGAAGGAATTTGCGACTGCATTTAAGTCATTCCACACGGGGAGAGCTATAGCAAATGAGCTTGCTGTTCCGTTCGAGAAGAGCAAAAGCCACCCAGCCGCACTAACCACCACAAGGTATGGTGTGAGTGGCAAGGAGTTGCTCAAAGCAAACATAGACCGGGAGATCCTTCTCATGAAGAGGAACTCTTTTGTCTACATCTTCAGAACCTTCCAG CTGATACTGATGTCGATCATTGCAATGACTCTCTTCTTCCGTACGAAGATGAAGCATGACACAGTGAATGACGGGGTTCTCTACATGGGTGCAGTCTTCTTTGGTGTGCTTATGATCATGTTCAATGGCTTGTCTGAGCTGTCGCTAACTGTCTTCAAGCTGCCTATATTCTTCAAGCAGAGGGATCTCCTTTTCTTTCCGGCATGGTCCTACACTCTACCCTCATGGATCGTCAAGGTACCCATCACATTTATCGAGGTTGGCGGTTATGTATTCTTGACATACTATGTCATTGGGTTCGACCCAAATGTCGGCAG GTTCTTCAAGCAGTATCTGCTTCTGTTAGCGGTCAATCAGATGGCAGCTGCACTCTTCCGGTTTGTTAGTGGGGTATCGAGGAACATGATTGTTGCTAATGTCTTCGCATCGTTCATGTTGCTGGTTGTCATGGTGTTGGGAGGATTTATTCTAATAAGAG ATAATATTAAGAAATGGTGGATATGGGGCTACTGGATCTCCCCAATGATGTATGCACAAAATGCCATTTCAGTGAATGAGATGTTGGGTCACAGGTGGGACAAAATATTGAATAGCACTGCCTCCAACGAGACCCTAGGTGTGCAAACCCTCAAGTCCCGTGCAGTATTCACAGAAGCAAAGTGGTACTGGATTGGCTTTGGTGCTTTGGTTGGGTTCACCATACTCTTCAACGCTCTCTTCACTCTTGCCCTTACGTACCTTAAGC CATATGGCAACTCCCAGCCATCTGTATCCGAAGAGGAGCTGCAGGAGAAGCATGCCAACATCAAAGGGGAGGTTCTGGATGGCAATCACTTGGTATCAGCAAGCAGTCATCTATCAACAGGAGTCCACAGTGAAACTAATTCTGCAATCATGGAAGATGATTCTGCCTCGACTAAAAAGGGAATGATCCTCCCATTTGACCCACTCTCGCTCACCTTTGACAACATCAAATACTCTGTTGACATGCCACAG GAAATGAAAGCACAAGGTGTACAAGAAGATCGTTTGGAGCTCCTCAAAGGTGTCAGTGGGTCTTTTAGGCCTGGTGTGCTGACCGCACTGATGGGCGTCAGCGGTGCAGGAAAAACTACTTTGATGGATGTGTTAGCTGGGAGAAAGACAGGTGGGTACATTGAAGGAGACATCCGCATTTCAGGATACCCAAAGAAACAAGAGACCTTTGCACGTGTATCAGGATACTGTGAACAAAATGATATCCACTCGCCGCAGGTGACAGTCTATGAGTCCCTGCTTTTCTCAGCATGGCTCCGGCTTCCCAAGGACATCGATTCGAACAAAAGAAAG ATCTTCATTGAGGAGGTGATGGAGCTTGTGGAGCTCAAACCACTGAGAAATGCTTTGGTTGGACTTCCTGGAGTGAATGGTCTGTCAACTGAGCAGAGGAAAAGGCTTACCATTGCTGTGGAACTGGTTGCAAATCCATCAATCATCTTTATGGATGAGCCAACCTCTGGGCTTGATGCCCGAGCAGCTGCAATTGTGATGCGGACGGTGAGGAACACTGTTGATACTGGTAGAACTGTGGTCTGCACGATACATCAGCCTAGCATTGACATATTTGAAGCATTTGATGAG CTTTTCCTTATGAAGCGTGGTGGAGAAGAGATCTATGCTGGTCCACTTGGACATCATTCTTCAGAGCTAATCAACTATTTCGAG GCGATTCAAGGGGTCAGCAAAATTAAAGATGGCTACAATCCAGCAACATGGATGCTGGAAGTGACCACAACTTCTCAGGAACAGATTCTAGGTCTTGATTTCAGTGATATGTACAAGAAATCTGAACTCTACCA GAGGAACAAGGCCTTGATAAAGGAATTGAGCCAACCAGCACCAGGTTCAAGTGACATGCATTTCTCTAGCAAGTACTCACAGTCTTCCATTACACAATGTGTGGCTTGCCTGTGGAAGCAGAACCTGTCATACTGGAGGAACCCTCCTTACAATACCGTTAGGTTCTTTTTCACTACCGTCATTGCTCTCCTCCTTGGCACCATCTTTTGGGACCTAGGTGGCAAAAT TTATACATCACAAGATTTGATGAATGCCATGGGATCAATGTACGCTGCGGTGCTGTTCATCGGGGTCATGAATTGTACCTCAGTTCAGCCAGTGGTGGCCGTGGAGCGGACAGTCTTTTACCGTGAAAGAGCTGCTGGCATGTACTCAGCTTTCCCATATGCGTTTGGCCAG GTTGTCATTGAGCTCCCATACGCACTGGTTCAGGATATTCTATACAGTGTCATAGTGTACTCCATGATCGGGTTCGAGTGGACGGCTGCCAAGTTCTTCTGGTACCTCTTCTTTGGGTACTTCACACTGCTCTACTTCACATTCTACGGCATGATGGCCGTCGGGCTGACACCTAACTACAACATCGCCGCCATCGTCTCCGCGGCATTCTACGCCATCTGGAACCTCTTCTCCGGGTTCATCATCCCCCGACCG AAAACACCGATCTGGTGGAGGTGGTACTGCTGGTTATGCCCCGTGGCGTGGACGCTGTACGGGCTGGTGGTGTCACAGTTCGGTGACGTCATGACTCCGATGGACGACAAAAGGCCCGTGAAGGTGTTCGTCGAGGACTACTTCGACTTCAAGCACAGCTGGCTGGGTTGGGTGGCCGCCGTGGTCGTGGCATTCGCGGTGCTCTTTGCAACCCTGTTTGGCTTTGCCATCATGAAGCTTAACTTCCAGAAGAGATAA
- the LOC136450123 gene encoding ABC transporter G family member 36-like isoform X2 — protein sequence MDAAGDIQKVASLRRGGGGSMWRRGDDVFSRSSREEDDEEALRWAALEKLPTYDRVRRAMVPLDGAEAAGGKGLVDVDVLSLGPRERRALLERLVRVADEDNERFLLKLKDRIDRVGINMPTIEVRFQNLEAEAEVRVGSSGLPTVVNSIVNTVEEAANALHILPSRKRIMPILHDVSGIIKPRRMTLLLGPPGSGKTSLLLALAGRLDKDLKFSGKVTYNGHEMTEFVPERTAAYISQHDLHIGEMTVRETLAFSARCQGVGSCFDMLTELSRREKAANIKPDADIDAFMKAYAMGGQDASVVTDYILKILGLEICADTMVGDEMLRGISGGQRKRVTTGEMLVGPARALFMDEISTGLDSSTTFQIVNSLRQSIHILGGTAVISLLQPAPETYNLFDDIILLSDGQVVYQGPREEVLEFFESVGFRCPERKGVADFLQEVTSKKDQKQYWVRPDEPYRFVPVKEFATAFKSFHTGRAIANELAVPFEKSKSHPAALTTTRYGVSGKELLKANIDREILLMKRNSFVYIFRTFQLILMSIIAMTLFFRTKMKHDTVNDGVLYMGAVFFGVLMIMFNGLSELSLTVFKLPIFFKQRDLLFFPAWSYTLPSWIVKVPITFIEVGGYVFLTYYVIGFDPNVGRFFKQYLLLLAVNQMAAALFRFVSGVSRNMIVANVFASFMLLVVMVLGGFILIRDNIKKWWIWGYWISPMMYAQNAISVNEMLGHRWDKILNSTASNETLGVQTLKSRAVFTEAKWYWIGFGALVGFTILFNALFTLALTYLKPYGNSQPSVSEEELQEKHANIKGEVLDGNHLVSASSHLSTGVHSETNSAIMEDDSASTKKGMILPFDPLSLTFDNIKYSVDMPQEMKAQGVQEDRLELLKGVSGSFRPGVLTALMGVSGAGKTTLMDVLAGRKTGGYIEGDIRISGYPKKQETFARVSGYCEQNDIHSPQVTVYESLLFSAWLRLPKDIDSNKRKIFIEEVMELVELKPLRNALVGLPGVNGLSTEQRKRLTIAVELVANPSIIFMDEPTSGLDARAAAIVMRTVRNTVDTGRTVVCTIHQPSIDIFEAFDELFLMKRGGEEIYAGPLGHHSSELINYFEAIQGVSKIKDGYNPATWMLEVTTTSQEQILGLDFSDMYKKSELYQEFLQ from the exons ATGGACGCGGCGGGGGACATTCAGAAGGTGGCGAGTCTGCGGCGGGGGGGCGGCGGCTCCATGTGGCGGCGCGGCGACGACGTGTTCTCGCGCTCGTCCagggaggaggacgacgaggaggcgctCCGCTGGGCCGCGCTAGAGAAGTTGCCCACCTACGACCGCGTCCGCCGTGCCATGGTCCCGCTCGACGGCGCCGAGGCGGCCGGCGGGAAGGGGCTCGTGGACGTCGACGTGCTCAGCCTCGGCCCGCGCGAGAGGCGGGCGCTGCTGGAGCGCCTCGTCCGCGTCGCCGACGAGGACAACGAGCGATTCCTGCTCAAGCTCAAGGACCGCATCGACAG GGTCGGGATCAACATGCCCACGATCGAGGTGCGGTTCCAGAACCTTGAGGCGGAGGCTGAGGTGCGCGTCGGCAGCAGCGGCCTCCCCACCGTCGTCAACTCCATCGTCAACACGGTCGAG GAAGCGGCGAACGCGCTGCACATACTGCCCAGTAGGAAGCGGATCATGCCCATTCTCCACGACGTCAGCGGAATCATCAAACCTCGCAG GATGACACTTCTGTTAGGTCCGCCTGGATCAGGCAAGACCAGTTTGTTGCTCGCCTTGGCCGGAAGGCTTGACAAAGACCTCAAG TTTTCAGGCAAAGTGACCTATAATGGTCACGAGATGACAGAGTTTGTTCCAGAGAGGACAGCCGCGTACATCAGCCAGCATGACCTCCACATAGGAGAGATGACTGTGAGGGAGACGCTTGCATTCTCTGCACGCTGCCAGGGTGTTGGCTCCTGTTTTG ACATGCTGACTGAGCTGTCGAGACGAGAGAAGGCGGCCAATATCAAGCCTGATGCTGATATTGATGCATTCATGAAG GCGTATGCAATGGGTGGGCAAGATGCCAGTGTGGTCACTGACTATATTCTGAAG ATATTAGGACTAGAGATATGTGCAGACACAATGGTAGGGGATGAGATGCTCAGGGGCATATCTGGTGGACAACGGAAGCGTGTTACAACTG GTGAGATGCTGGTGGGGCCAGCCAGGGCGCTTTTCATGGATGAGATCTCAACTGGGCTTGATAGCTCCACTACATTCCAAATTGTGAATTCACTCAGGCAGTCCATTCACATCCTTGGTGGCACAGCTGTTATCTCCCTACTGCAGCCGGCACCAGAGACTTATAACTTGTTCGATGACATCATACTCCTCTCAGATGGTCAGGTTGTCTACCAGGGCCCCCGAGAAGAAGTGCTTGAGTTTTTCGAGTCAGTAGGTTTCAGATGCCCTGAGAGAAAGGGTGTCGCTGACTTCCTGCAAGAA GTGACTTCGAAAAAAGATCAGAAACAGTACTGGGTGCGACCTGATGAGCCCTACAGGTTTGTGCCCGTGAAGGAATTTGCGACTGCATTTAAGTCATTCCACACGGGGAGAGCTATAGCAAATGAGCTTGCTGTTCCGTTCGAGAAGAGCAAAAGCCACCCAGCCGCACTAACCACCACAAGGTATGGTGTGAGTGGCAAGGAGTTGCTCAAAGCAAACATAGACCGGGAGATCCTTCTCATGAAGAGGAACTCTTTTGTCTACATCTTCAGAACCTTCCAG CTGATACTGATGTCGATCATTGCAATGACTCTCTTCTTCCGTACGAAGATGAAGCATGACACAGTGAATGACGGGGTTCTCTACATGGGTGCAGTCTTCTTTGGTGTGCTTATGATCATGTTCAATGGCTTGTCTGAGCTGTCGCTAACTGTCTTCAAGCTGCCTATATTCTTCAAGCAGAGGGATCTCCTTTTCTTTCCGGCATGGTCCTACACTCTACCCTCATGGATCGTCAAGGTACCCATCACATTTATCGAGGTTGGCGGTTATGTATTCTTGACATACTATGTCATTGGGTTCGACCCAAATGTCGGCAG GTTCTTCAAGCAGTATCTGCTTCTGTTAGCGGTCAATCAGATGGCAGCTGCACTCTTCCGGTTTGTTAGTGGGGTATCGAGGAACATGATTGTTGCTAATGTCTTCGCATCGTTCATGTTGCTGGTTGTCATGGTGTTGGGAGGATTTATTCTAATAAGAG ATAATATTAAGAAATGGTGGATATGGGGCTACTGGATCTCCCCAATGATGTATGCACAAAATGCCATTTCAGTGAATGAGATGTTGGGTCACAGGTGGGACAAAATATTGAATAGCACTGCCTCCAACGAGACCCTAGGTGTGCAAACCCTCAAGTCCCGTGCAGTATTCACAGAAGCAAAGTGGTACTGGATTGGCTTTGGTGCTTTGGTTGGGTTCACCATACTCTTCAACGCTCTCTTCACTCTTGCCCTTACGTACCTTAAGC CATATGGCAACTCCCAGCCATCTGTATCCGAAGAGGAGCTGCAGGAGAAGCATGCCAACATCAAAGGGGAGGTTCTGGATGGCAATCACTTGGTATCAGCAAGCAGTCATCTATCAACAGGAGTCCACAGTGAAACTAATTCTGCAATCATGGAAGATGATTCTGCCTCGACTAAAAAGGGAATGATCCTCCCATTTGACCCACTCTCGCTCACCTTTGACAACATCAAATACTCTGTTGACATGCCACAG GAAATGAAAGCACAAGGTGTACAAGAAGATCGTTTGGAGCTCCTCAAAGGTGTCAGTGGGTCTTTTAGGCCTGGTGTGCTGACCGCACTGATGGGCGTCAGCGGTGCAGGAAAAACTACTTTGATGGATGTGTTAGCTGGGAGAAAGACAGGTGGGTACATTGAAGGAGACATCCGCATTTCAGGATACCCAAAGAAACAAGAGACCTTTGCACGTGTATCAGGATACTGTGAACAAAATGATATCCACTCGCCGCAGGTGACAGTCTATGAGTCCCTGCTTTTCTCAGCATGGCTCCGGCTTCCCAAGGACATCGATTCGAACAAAAGAAAG ATCTTCATTGAGGAGGTGATGGAGCTTGTGGAGCTCAAACCACTGAGAAATGCTTTGGTTGGACTTCCTGGAGTGAATGGTCTGTCAACTGAGCAGAGGAAAAGGCTTACCATTGCTGTGGAACTGGTTGCAAATCCATCAATCATCTTTATGGATGAGCCAACCTCTGGGCTTGATGCCCGAGCAGCTGCAATTGTGATGCGGACGGTGAGGAACACTGTTGATACTGGTAGAACTGTGGTCTGCACGATACATCAGCCTAGCATTGACATATTTGAAGCATTTGATGAG CTTTTCCTTATGAAGCGTGGTGGAGAAGAGATCTATGCTGGTCCACTTGGACATCATTCTTCAGAGCTAATCAACTATTTCGAG GCGATTCAAGGGGTCAGCAAAATTAAAGATGGCTACAATCCAGCAACATGGATGCTGGAAGTGACCACAACTTCTCAGGAACAGATTCTAGGTCTTGATTTCAGTGATATGTACAAGAAATCTGAACTCTACCA GGAATTTCTGCAGTAG